A DNA window from Helianthus annuus cultivar XRQ/B chromosome 15, HanXRQr2.0-SUNRISE, whole genome shotgun sequence contains the following coding sequences:
- the LOC110914329 gene encoding uncharacterized protein LOC110914329 has translation MGKGEGKKGESSRRSRKCKASQNFAVTNQNAQNPPAQPPAKKQYAGTAPHCNRCNGHHAAQQACKQCTTCGKLGHMANICRLRQNQAAQNPAQAPLQGNASRFPPGSCYNCGEMGPFGNNCQRLANQNATRMQM, from the coding sequence ATGGGAAAAGGCGAGGGTAAGAAAGGCGAGTCTTCTAGGAGGTCGAGGAAGTGTAAGGCTTCCCAGAATTTCGCTGTCACCAATCAGAATGCTCAGAACCCACCAGCACAACCTCCTGCCAAGAAACAATacgctggtaccgcacctcactgcaaTAGGTGCAATGGTCATCATGCGGCCCAACAGGCTTGTAAACAGTGTACTACATGTGGTAAACTTGGGCATATGGCCAACATCTGTCGTTTGCGTCAGAACCAAGCTGCTCAGAATCCAGCACAAGCTCCACTTCAGGGAAACGCTTctagattcccacctggttcatgCTACAACTGCGGTGAAATGGGTCCTTTCGGTAACAATTGTCAGAGGCTTGCGAACCAGAATGCAACGCGAATGCAAATGTGA